The genome window GGAATCCGATGAGGAGATACAGTACTTTCGCGAGTATCTGCGCATCCCAAGTGTTCATCCCGATCCGGACTATGGTTAGAATGATAATATATTTTAGAGCAATTTTAAAGATATTTACACTTACCTCTACAGCACCATGCGTCGAATTTCTCAGGCGACAGGCAAATCTGATGGATCTGCCAATGAAAGTGTATTACCCAGCAAATGAAAAGAATCCCGTGGTGGTTTTGACATGGAAGGGACTCAATCCCGAGTTGCCCAGCATTCTGCTGAACTCCCATATGGACGTGGTTCCCGTATTCCCAGAAAACTGGACCCACCCACCATTTGGAGCAGACATCGATGAGGAGGgtcgcatttttgcaaggggaACACAAGATATGAAGTCCGTGGGAATGCAGCATCTCGCTGCAGTTAGAGCGCTGAAAAGAAGTGGAGCGAAATTTAAACGCACTATCCACATCTCTTTTGTGGCGGGTTAGTTACCTATACGATCTATTACATcataaaacatataaaattCTATTTACTTAGATGAGGAAATGGGCGGTCGCTATGGCATGAGACCTTTTGTGCCCACTGATGATTTCCGTGCTCTTAATGTGGGATTTGCAATGGACGAGGGCTTGGCTTCCCCCGATGATCACCTTCCTCTTTTCTATGCAGAGCGAGCAGTTTGGCGTAAGTTTGACTTCACATTTTAGTGCTTtgctatatatatacttaccACACCTCAAACAGGTGTATATTTCAACATCAGTGGGACTGCTGGTCATGGATCGCTTTTGCTGCCCAATACTGCTGGTGAAAAGCTGAACTATATAGTCGGAAAGATGATGGAGTTTCGTAGGACTCAGGTCCAAAGATTGCAAAATAATCCAGAGTTGGTTATTGGCGATGTAACGACCATTAATTTGACCAAACTTGGTGGCGGAGTTCAGAGCAATGTGGTGCCTCCCTTGCTGATGGTCTGCTTCGATTGTCGTTTGGCTCTAGATGTGGATTTTGAGGAGTTCGAAGCTAATGTAGGTGCTGTACTCATCCTAACTGTTCCCTAAACTAATCTACAGGCATATTTATAGCTCCACAAATGGTGTGCCGACGTGGGTGGTGGCATCGAGATCACTTACGAACAGAAGCAACCTAAAGTCCCGCCCACCGCCATCGATGATAGTAATCCCTTCTGGCTTGCTTTCAAGAAAGCCACCGATGAGATGTAAGCTCTTAACTTATAAGACCTCTGTTTATcacaatatatttttaatcttTCAGGCACATTTCCATCAAACCTCAAATATTTACCGGTGGAACTGACAGCAGATACATTCGTGCCGTTGGCATTCCAGCTTTAGGCTTCTCACCCATGAATAATACACCTGTACTGCTCCACGATCACGATGAGTTCATTCAAGCGGACATCTATCTACGCGGTGTGCAGATATTTCAGAAAATAATTAGCAACGTTGCGAATGTCTAGTTAATCCCTTTTATATGCtgtatgtttgtttgttttatatgATAACAGTTATAAGATAAATAAACTCCTTGAAATAATGGATTTGGCAAAGAATTCGTTTATGATGGATTTGCTTCAGATTGCATTTACACACGAAGATAAAACTAATAAAAGATAAATATGAACTTATAGACAAGATCTAACTTTAGATTCAGTTATGTCTGAGCTTTAGATAGGAACACAATGGCTGCTAAGAACTGGGAGACAGTGAAGGAGATAGAATATTTTCGCGAATACCTGCGCATCCCAAGTGTGCATCCCAATCCTGATTATGGTTAGTGTCTAATTAATGCTATCCTGGATTAATACAAGATAATACTCATTATTTCACCAGAACCCTGCGTGGAGTTCCTAAAGCGTCAGGCTGAGGATTTGGATCTACCCGTTAAGGTCTACTATCCTCTCGATAAACAAAATCCCGTGGTCGTTCTGAGCTGGAAGGGAACTGAAAAGGAATGGCCGAGTATCTTGCTAAACTCTCACATGGATGTAGTTCCCGTTTTTCCTGAAAAATGGACCCATCCACCGTTTGGGGCAGAAGTCGATGAGGAGGGTCGCATTTTTGCCAGAGGATCCCAGGACATGAAGTGTGTGGGAATGCAGTACTTGGCAGCTATCAGAGTATTAAAAGGCAAAGGATTGCGATTCAAGCGAACCATTCACATATCATTCGTTCCAGGTAAATAACCATTTAATTATCCAAAATTTTTAAACTTGACATTTTTTTGATTAGATGAAGAGGTAGGTGGACGAAAGGGAATGATGCCATTTGTTAGTTCGGAGGAGTTTAAGTCGCTTAATATTGGGTTTTCCCTGGACGAGGGAATCTCCTCTCCGACTGCAGAGTTTCCCGTTTTCTATGCCGAGCGAACATTAAAAGgtaagtaaatttaaaaacccGTACAGGGTAAGACTAATTTGTGGCTGTTTTCAGGTGTTATTTTTAAGATTAGTGGATCCGCCGGGCATGGATTGCTTCTAATGCCGAATACAGCGGGCGAAAAGCTTAGTTATATTATAGCAAGATAATGCAGTTCCGTGCAAGTCAGGAAAAACGCCTGAAGGATAATCCAGAGTTGCAGATTGGCGATGTGACTACCATTAACCTGACCATCGTGGATGGCGGAGTCCAAAGCAATGTGGTGCCACCCTTGCTGACCGCCGTTTTTGATGTTCGATTGTCCTTGGATCTTAAAGTCTCCGACTTCAACACTTTTGTGAGTACCCGAATAAATAAGCCATTATATTACTAATATTATACTCACATTCTAGTTGGTAAACTTGTGTGAAGAGGCTGGTGGCGACATCGAGtttgagtacactttaaaacGAAGAAATGAGCACACTGCTCCCACTGTCACGGATGAATCCAATCCCTTTTGGATGGCCTTTAAAAGTGCCACGGATGAGCTGTGAGCTTAAAATAATCTTCGAAATAACTTAATtctaattaattattttccaGTGGCTTGAAGACCAAGCTGAAGGTCTTTCCAGGTGGCACCGATAGTCGCTACATTCGCGAAGTAGGGATTCCAGCCTTGGGATTTTCTCCTATTAATAACACTCCGGTTCTTTTGCACGATCACGATGAGTTTCTTTGTGTAGAAACGTACTTAAGAGGTATTGAGATATAcaagaaaattattgaaaaCTTGGCTAATGTTGAAAACTAATTTCTTCTGAATTAAGCCTGTTgataaatgtaaatgttttcTTATACTCACgaataaataatttgaatcaatattattctttttttGTAAG of Drosophila mauritiana strain mau12 chromosome 3R, ASM438214v1, whole genome shotgun sequence contains these proteins:
- the LOC117144813 gene encoding aminoacylase-1, whose product is MATSKWESDEEIQYFREYLRIPSVHPDPDYAPCVEFLRRQANLMDLPMKVYYPANEKNPVVVLTWKGLNPELPSILLNSHMDVVPVFPENWTHPPFGADIDEEGRIFARGTQDMKSVGMQHLAAVRALKRSGAKFKRTIHISFVADEEMGGRYGMRPFVPTDDFRALNVGFAMDEGLASPDDHLPLFYAERAVWRVYFNISGTAGHGSLLLPNTAGEKLNYIVGKMMEFRRTQVQRLQNNPELVIGDVTTINLTKLGGGVQSNVVPPLLMVCFDCRLALDVDFEEFEANLHKWCADVGGGIEITYEQKQPKVPPTAIDDSNPFWLAFKKATDEMHISIKPQIFTGGTDSRYIRAVGIPALGFSPMNNTPVLLHDHDEFIQADIYLRGVQIFQKIISNVANV